A single genomic interval of Amblyomma americanum isolate KBUSLIRL-KWMA chromosome 11, ASM5285725v1, whole genome shotgun sequence harbors:
- the LOC144110937 gene encoding uncharacterized protein LOC144110937, translating to MPCAFQDLVFLLQEHVVLVFKILQLHYDDPHKVRFEDRRRRHLNRRLTATMKRLSGVHVLNHEHRFLDASGEPMLSLFAADRGIDQKDYRRGPRQDLRTRDSVGFKGKTRRGVRRAPVSSVRSQRAQDGPLWAYCSPRRHAAAGRG from the exons atgccttgcgcattccaggacctcgttttcctgctgcaggagcacgtcgtgctggtgttcaaaattttgcaactccattacgacgacccacataaggtgcggtttgaggaccgccggcgtcgccatctgaaccgccgtctgacagccacgatgaagcgcttgtctggcgtgcacgttctcaatcacgag catcgtttcctggatgcttctggcgagccgatgctgtccttgtttgccgcagaccggggcatcgaccagaaagattatcgtcgcggccctcgtcaagatctacggaccagggatagcgtcggcttcaagggcaagaccaggagaggtgtacgtcgtgcaccggtgtcgtcggtgcggagccaaagggcacaagacggaccactgtgggcctactgctcaccgcgccgccacgccgctgcaggtcgcggttga